One Purpureocillium takamizusanense chromosome 1, complete sequence genomic window carries:
- a CDS encoding uncharacterized protein (COG:K~EggNog:ENOG503NYRG), with the protein MAFTPLVSPAVTPLDPHFNMDNAFTVPGAYFSPLTSPALHAQNDSSSAYDHSTHSNNSPIEMDLEAPAIAPAANAQDLSKKARKNNAVKARGKASIKSSPIAKPQRRKTGPSPAIVSQVLNEVDEQNIRPADQGLLPLPATSTDGSEENASVSPENLTDMPPPPVPNRRSTSKSPYIRPQNGGPQQPQLRSANTEQPQTQQHQNQHQHQPQPVLQTPPQQQSQQQQPHPATPASLMKLPATKNKGPPTTGQEEHMVTENIESLELPESISKKRPLVPINTSLASPSSRIEATSARGSTLQPLPSPGIRASGTASAGASPQLRPGSSGPTARKTPQLVSRNSRKRSTSSVHASPALLPRISPNIKPLLPGTPGLSAEDTASRLLMSKSNYQNILEGNTVPGVSYPSELSTNLTSKRTSHKIAEQGRRNRINSALQVMAGLLPDQPPVEGAVEEADKKDAKGANMANSKASVVENAIVHMKHLQQENVDLKQELQQLKSQLEKIKGECEDKEDSAAT; encoded by the coding sequence ATGGCCTTTACGCCCCTCGTGTCTCCTGCTGTGACGCCTCTAGATCCCCACTTCAACATGGACAATGCCTTCACCGTCCCGGGCGCCTACTTCAGCCCCCtgacgtcgccggcgctgcaTGCGCAAAACGACTCCTCATCAGCTTACGACCACAGCACTCACTCTAACAACTCCCCCATCGAAATGGACCTcgaggcgcccgccatcgcgcccgccgccaatgcGCAGGACCTTTCCAAGAAGGCTCGGAAAAAcaacgccgtcaaggccaggGGTAAGGCCAGCATCAAGAGCTCGCCTATCGCCAAGCCTCAGCGGCGAAAGACGGGTCCCAGCCCGGCCATTGTGTCGCAGGTCCTGAACGAGGTGGACGAGCAAAACATCCGGCCCGCCGACCAGggcttgctgccgctgccggccacCTCCACCGACGGGTCCGAGGAGAACGCTTCTGTGTCGCCTGAGAACCTGACggacatgccgccgccaccggtcCCGAACCGGAGGTCGACGAGCAAGTCTCCCTACATCCGGCCCCAGAACGGTGGTCCTCAGCAGCCTCAGCTGCGCTCCGCAAACACTGAACAGccgcagacgcagcagcaccagaatcagcatcagcaccagccgcaACCGGTGCTGcaaacaccaccacaacaacaatcacaacaacaacaaccccATCCCGCGACTCCCGCGTCTCTCATGAAGCTCCCTGCCACCAAGAACAAGggcccgcccaccaccggccAGGAGGAGCACATGGTTACGGAGAATATTGAGTCGCTCGAGCTGCCCGAGTCCATCTCCAAGAAACGGCCGCTCGTCCCCATCAACAcgtcgctcgcctcgccctcttccCGCATCGAGGCGACCTCAGCCAGGGGCTCCACGCTGCAGCCACTGCCGTCCCCCGGCATCAGAGCATCCGGGACAGCTTCTGCCGGCGCAAGCCCCCAACTGCGGCCAGGCTCGTccgggccgacggcgaggaagacaCCCCAGCTCGTCTCGCGGAACAGCAGAAAACGCTCGACAAGCTCGGTCcacgcctcgcccgcgctgctgccgaggATATCTCCCAACATCAAGCCCTTGTTGCCCGGAACTCCTGGCCTGTCGGCTGAGGACACAGCATCGAGGCTGCTCATGTCCAAGTCCAACTACCAGAACATCCTGGAGGGGAATACGGTGCCCGGCGTGTCGTACCCGAGCGAGCTGTCGACGAATCTCACGTCAAAGAGGACGTCACACAAGATTGCCGAACAGGGGCGGCGGAACCGCATCAATTCGGCGCTCCAGGTCATGGCCGGGCTCCTGCCGGACCAGCCAccggtcgagggcgccgtggaggaggcggacaaGAAGGACGCCAAGGGGGCCAACATGGCAAACAGCAAGGCCAGCGTGGTGGAAAATGCCATTGTGCACATGAAGCACCTGCAGCAGGAAAACGTGGACCTCAAGCAAGAGCTTCAGCAGCTCAAGAGCCAGTTGGAGAAGATAAAGGGAGAATGCGAGGACAAGGAAGATTCGGCGGCGACATAG
- a CDS encoding uncharacterized protein (COG:S~EggNog:ENOG503NV0Z~TransMembrane:1 (o396-419i)) gives MPAPKPPASLDNSCTVIHDNTLYSFTPDSFLSIALENSAKWKKLQPGVKVTGASCVGTTPSDVSQAGFYVVGGKSDVADYSGLQKYTYSTGNWTTVPITEVQIKNRQGHSSTYIQADDAILLYGGGVGDARGASTTTFTIGASAPWTVRSYGSVIAPPAVSPILMKWSGADAAMIGGGADPQNAKVWLFNPNAKWRDSGASLADPLAKDTSSMQAVLIDGDDGSKSLYTFDLSQSPNTVSRFTLQGTDGVPVHASTRVTARSVDGAKSEVKRGLSLNDWPKYNASLAPTTTRQNFAMAQGPDGMVVFSGGNSDSPLAIFNAKENGWMNVTALLGDNTQKAMTASTTTTSTSSTTTAFSSTSTTPSTSTTMTSTATSSAAALPPTAPSTDSGPSSDAILGITLGTIAGFLALLGLILLLLRRHKKQRNHAENGQDGHSTSASPIEKEMLSSMKSPLPAKPHGQFRGHYPQASQDSHSSMAILMGRMHKDKDKSGLSRKASNDSLRSSTSSLHKQFKSKISKPIPQVTNYPALAAQDDRGVAFDPAVPAPRPRNNRPVDPQDGTRRSSGWNRYWSGGSALQILGFGGQKRNTLISEPSSHYSEGTGTNNHASRVTQDSATVPPLNFDRALEGRPSVNSVNSGSPVVAQYSSKLPAEGMTGTIERPVSPVSSGYSSGIPESINDTWDPMEGRSWGADRAPSSAYTASYHYGASLTPSAAAAGSRQPPSGVSKQPQLAMAATSSDMSWLNLGDQSRARGT, from the coding sequence ATGCCTGCCCCGAAGCCTCCCGCTTCCCTCGATAACTCGTGCACTGTCATCCATGACAACACGCTCTACTCCTTCACCCCCGATTCCTTTTTGTCCATCGCGCTAGAAAATAGCGCGAAATGGAAGAAGCTGCAGCCGGGCGTCAAAGTGACCGGCGCATCGTGTGTGGGCACCACGCCCTCCGATGTAAGTCAGGCCGGCTTCTATGTTGTCGGCGGTAAGTCCGACGTGGCGGATTATTCTGGCCTGCAAAAGTACACGTACTCGACAGGCAACTGGACCACTGTCCCCATCACAGAAGTTCAAATCAAGAACCGCCAAGGGCATTCGTCCACCTACATACAGGCTGACGATGCTATCCTCTTGTATGGtgggggcgtgggcgacgcccgcggcgcatCCACGACGACGTTTACTATTGGCGCATCTGCACCTTGGACAGTTCGCAGCTACGGATCCGTCATTGCGCCCCCGGCCGTTTCTCCCATCCTCATGAAGTGGTcgggcgccgatgccgccatgattggcggcggcgctgatcCGCAAAACGCCAAAGTCTGGCTCTTCAACCCGAATGCGAAATGGAGAGATTCTGGTGCGAGCCTGGCAGACCCGCTGGCGAAGGACACATCGTCGATGCAAGCCGTCCTGATTGACGGAGATGATGGGTCCAAGAGTCTCTACACCTTTGACCTCAGCCAGTCGCCCAATACAGTCAGCCGTTTCACGCTCCAGGGCACAGATGGCGTCCCGGTGCACGCTTCGACCCGTGTGACGGCCCGCAGCGTCGATGGTGCTAAGTCAGAGGTCAAGAGGGGACTGTCCCTCAACGACTGGCCCAAGTACAACGCATCTCTtgcgccaacgacgaccaggCAGAACTTCGCCATGGCGCAGGGCCCAGACGGCATGGTGGTCTTCTCCGGCGGCAATAGCGATAGCCCGCTGGCCATCTTCAACGCAAAGGAAAACGGCTGGATGAATGTAACCGCTCTGCTGGGAGACAATACACAAAAAGCGATGACGGCTTCTACAACAACCACGTCCACTTCGTCAACCACGACTGCCTTTTCCTCAACTTCTACTACACCCTCTACCTCGACTACCATGACGTCAACCGCGACaagctcggcagcggctctgCCACCTACCGCTCCTAGCACTGACTCCGGTCCGAGCTCCGACGCCATCTTGGGCATCACGCTGGGCACGATCGCCGGCTTCCTGGCCCTGCTTGGTCTCATCCTGCTGTTGCTTCGACGCCATAAGAAGCAACGCAACCATGCCGAGAATGGTCAGGATGGCCATTCCACGTCTGCATCGCCCATTGAGAAGGAAATGCTCTCGTCCATGAAGTCTCCCTTGCCCGCCAAGCCCCACGGACAATTCCGAGGCCATTACCCGCAGGCATCGCAGGATTCGCACTCCTCCATGGCGATTCTGATGGGTCGCATgcacaaggacaaggacaagtcTGGCTTGTCAAGGAAGGCGAGCAATGACAGCCTCCGGAGCTCAACTAGCTCTCTGCACAAGCAGTTCAAGAGCAAGATCAGCAAGCCCATCCCGCAGGTGACCAACTAtcctgccctcgccgcccaagaTGACAGAGGGGTCGCTTTTGATCCCGCagtgcccgcgccgcgaccacGAAACAACCGGCCGGTGGATCCGCAAGACGGTACTCGCCGCAGCTCGGGCTGGAATCGATACTGGTCTGGAGGCAGTGCATTACAGATCCTGGGCTTCGGGGGGCAGAAAAGGAACACACTTATTTCCGAGCCGAGCTCGCACTACTCGGAGGGCACTGGCACGAACAACCACGCGTCGAGGGTGACGCAGGATTCTGCCACTGTACCGCCCCTGAACTTTGACCGGGCCCTGGAGGGCAGGCCGTCGGTCAACAGCGTCAATTCCGGGAGCCCAGTTGTGGCTCAGTACAGCAGCAAGCTGCCTGCGGAAGGCATGACGGGCACGATTGAGCGCCCCGTGTCCCCCGTGTCATCGGGTTACTCGAGCGGCATACCCGAGAGCATCAATGATACCTGGGACCCTATGGAGGGCAGGTCGTGGGGCGCCGATCGAGCACCAAGCAGCGCGTACACGGCGAGCTACCACTACGGGGCATCGTTGACgccaagcgccgccgccgcgggctctcgccagccgccgtcgggaGTGAgcaagcagccgcagctagccatggcggccacgtcgtcggaCATGAGCTGGCTCAACCTAGGTGACCAGTCTCGGGCACGAGGAACGTGA